A genomic region of Photobacterium swingsii contains the following coding sequences:
- a CDS encoding 4-phosphoerythronate dehydrogenase, with protein MNILIDENMPYAKDLFSQIGHVVTKPGRTLTCEDLVDIDALMIRSVTKVNSQLLAKANRLQFVGTATAGQDHVDQALLAEKNIAFTAAPGCNKVGVAEYVLSSLMVLGQQQGFSIFDKTIGIVGAGNVGTYLAGCLDALGIRYLLNDPIKQAAGDSREFSSLKTLTEQCDVITLHTPITRDGEYPTYHLVDESFLANLQDNAILINAARGPVVDNQALKHGLQQSLTGQGKKLTAVLDVFEHEPQVDLELLPLLAFATPHIAGYGLEGKARGTTMVYNQYCDFLADANFGLDRDAKSTYVHVEAASLLPQAPIPYIALSRMWSEDDLFSLIQLIYDVRKDDALFRRSMLQTQGDEAKMATAFDLMRKNYWDRREYSAITVAGEASFGVESLAKLGFTIEETQ; from the coding sequence ATGAACATCCTTATCGATGAAAACATGCCTTATGCCAAAGACCTCTTTAGTCAAATTGGGCATGTGGTGACTAAGCCCGGGCGTACGCTGACCTGTGAAGATTTAGTGGATATTGATGCCTTGATGATCCGCTCTGTCACTAAGGTGAATAGTCAGTTACTGGCAAAAGCGAATCGCCTTCAATTTGTCGGTACGGCGACGGCAGGCCAAGACCATGTCGATCAAGCGTTATTAGCTGAGAAGAACATTGCTTTTACCGCCGCGCCTGGCTGTAACAAAGTGGGTGTCGCAGAGTATGTGCTCAGCAGCTTAATGGTGTTGGGCCAGCAGCAAGGCTTTTCTATCTTTGATAAAACCATAGGTATTGTCGGCGCGGGCAATGTCGGGACTTACCTCGCAGGTTGTTTAGACGCCTTAGGTATTCGTTATTTATTGAATGACCCGATTAAGCAAGCAGCGGGTGATAGCCGTGAATTTTCATCACTCAAAACGTTAACAGAGCAGTGTGACGTTATTACGCTGCACACGCCGATCACCCGTGATGGGGAATACCCGACATACCATTTGGTCGACGAGAGCTTTTTAGCGAATTTACAAGATAACGCGATCTTGATTAATGCGGCTCGTGGTCCTGTGGTGGACAATCAAGCCTTAAAACATGGCCTGCAACAAAGCCTTACTGGTCAAGGAAAAAAACTGACAGCGGTACTGGACGTGTTTGAACATGAGCCGCAGGTTGATTTGGAATTACTTCCTTTGCTAGCGTTTGCGACCCCGCATATCGCAGGCTACGGTTTAGAAGGTAAAGCGCGCGGCACCACCATGGTGTATAACCAGTACTGTGACTTTCTTGCTGATGCTAATTTTGGTCTTGATCGAGACGCAAAATCGACATATGTGCATGTCGAAGCCGCGAGTTTATTGCCACAAGCACCGATCCCGTATATTGCATTGAGCCGTATGTGGTCAGAAGATGACTTATTTTCATTGATTCAGCTGATTTATGATGTGCGTAAAGACGATGCATTATTTCGTCGTTCTATGCTGCAAACTCAAGGCGATGAAGCCAAGATGGCAACCGCATTTGATTTGATGCGTAAAAATTACTGGGATCGACGTGAATATAGTGCGATTACGGTAGCAGGAGAGGCCAGTTTTGGGGTAGAGTCGCTGGCTAAATTAGGTTTTACAATTGAGGAAACGCAATGA
- the fabB gene encoding beta-ketoacyl-ACP synthase I, translating into MKRAVITGMGIVSSIGNNVNEVLESLKEGKSGINFSEQFAEMKLRSNVWGDLKLKPSEHIDRKKMRFMGDAAGFAYLSMEQAIEDAGLTEDQVSNDRTGLVAGSGGASSLNQVAAVDIIREKGVKRVGPYMVPRTMSSTVSACLATPFKIRGVNYTMSSACATSAHCIGHALELIQLGKQDVVFAGGGEELDWSLTMMFDAMGALSTKYNDDPAKASRTYDADRDGFVISGGGGMMVIEELEHALARGAKIYGEIVGYGATSDGYDMVAPSGEGAVRCMKMAMQDLDTPVDYINTHGTSTPVGDVKELGAIQELFSENCPAISATKAMTGHALGAAGVHEAIYSTLMLEHGFVAPSINIENLDPAAEGLDIVTEKRDTELKTVMSNSFGFGGTNATLVIKKYEA; encoded by the coding sequence ATGAAACGAGCCGTAATTACAGGCATGGGTATCGTATCCAGCATCGGTAACAACGTAAACGAAGTGCTGGAATCGCTAAAAGAAGGTAAGTCTGGCATTAATTTCTCTGAACAATTTGCTGAAATGAAGTTACGCAGCAATGTTTGGGGCGATCTTAAATTAAAGCCTTCTGAGCATATCGATCGTAAAAAGATGCGTTTCATGGGCGATGCAGCAGGTTTTGCATATTTGTCTATGGAGCAGGCAATTGAAGATGCCGGCCTAACTGAAGATCAAGTTTCTAATGACCGAACTGGCCTAGTGGCGGGTTCAGGTGGCGCATCATCGCTAAACCAAGTGGCGGCTGTTGATATTATCCGTGAAAAAGGCGTTAAGCGCGTAGGCCCATACATGGTACCTCGTACTATGTCATCGACTGTGTCTGCATGTTTGGCAACCCCATTCAAAATCCGTGGTGTTAACTACACCATGAGTTCTGCATGTGCAACATCGGCGCACTGTATTGGTCACGCCCTAGAGCTGATCCAACTAGGTAAACAAGATGTTGTTTTCGCTGGTGGTGGTGAAGAGCTAGATTGGTCTCTGACCATGATGTTTGATGCTATGGGTGCACTATCTACTAAGTACAACGATGATCCAGCTAAAGCGTCTCGTACCTACGATGCAGACCGTGACGGTTTTGTTATCTCCGGTGGCGGCGGCATGATGGTGATTGAAGAGCTAGAGCATGCATTGGCGCGTGGCGCGAAAATCTACGGTGAAATCGTGGGCTATGGCGCGACATCAGATGGCTACGACATGGTAGCACCATCAGGTGAAGGTGCGGTGCGTTGTATGAAGATGGCAATGCAAGATCTTGATACGCCAGTGGATTACATTAACACTCACGGTACTTCGACACCGGTTGGTGATGTGAAAGAGTTAGGCGCGATTCAAGAGCTATTTAGCGAAAACTGCCCTGCAATTTCAGCCACTAAAGCGATGACAGGTCACGCATTGGGTGCGGCGGGTGTTCACGAAGCGATTTACTCCACTTTGATGCTAGAGCACGGTTTTGTCGCGCCAAGCATTAATATCGAAAACCTAGACCCAGCGGCTGAAGGTTTAGATATCGTGACTGAGAAGCGCGATACTGAATTGAAAACCGTGATGTCGAATAGTTTCGGTTTTGGTGGCACTAACGCAACGCTAGTGATCAAAAAGTACGAAGCTTAA
- the mnmC gene encoding bifunctional tRNA (5-methylaminomethyl-2-thiouridine)(34)-methyltransferase MnmD/FAD-dependent 5-carboxymethylaminomethyl-2-thiouridine(34) oxidoreductase MnmC, with amino-acid sequence MYNSSTKEVFPLSDKPNKRIEHAVLDWNEVGTPVSNDFDDVYFSNTNGLEETRYVFLQQNGLPTRWEHFDRRRFVVAETGFGTGLNFLALWQWFKAFRAAHPDATTKELHFISFEKFPVTKADLIKAHQSWPELADLAEQLHAHYPAAVAGCQRIVLEDGMITLDLWFGDIKDCMPQVWCGEDGVVDAWFLDGFAPSKNPEMWNQNLFNNMAKLARTDCTTATFTAAGFVRRGLIEAGFSMSKTKGFGTKRDMLIGHIEARQCGSNVKPWYQRNAANSAENVAIIGGGIASASAAIALIRRGVKVSLYCADSQPAEGASGNRQGAVYPLLSGGHDAISSFFAPAFLYARQFVEQAAQYGDFAHQWCGVTQLGWDENTKKKLNNMLDGGFPSELIIAYDKAQTQRLTGVESGHASVHYPLGGWLCPQELTRILIAYAEQTGLLTTHYNCAITKLTQHENGWQLNNTADETFAHDTVIVANGHRFTEFTQTEQIPLYPVRGQVSHIPTNASLTALKTVLCYDGYLTPKNTTSETHCIGASYGRNNTNTDFSDDEHASNKQRLINSLPEADWPKDVDMSDNQARVGVRSASRDHLPIVGDVCRIEDLITQYRDLNDNKDTAQAVPCYGNLYSLLGLGSRGLSSAPLLGELMASQICGDPLPLPNDVLEALHPGRSWVRRLVRGKQLNQDK; translated from the coding sequence ATGTACAACAGCTCCACTAAAGAGGTTTTCCCTTTGTCTGATAAGCCCAATAAGCGCATTGAGCACGCCGTTCTTGACTGGAACGAAGTCGGTACACCCGTCTCTAACGATTTTGATGATGTGTATTTTTCTAACACCAATGGCTTAGAAGAGACGCGCTACGTTTTTCTTCAACAAAATGGCTTACCGACACGCTGGGAACACTTTGATCGTCGCCGCTTTGTAGTGGCTGAAACCGGTTTTGGTACCGGATTAAACTTTCTGGCGCTGTGGCAATGGTTTAAAGCTTTCCGAGCCGCACACCCTGATGCGACAACCAAAGAGCTGCATTTCATCAGTTTTGAAAAATTCCCCGTCACCAAAGCTGACTTAATTAAAGCTCACCAGTCGTGGCCTGAACTGGCAGATTTGGCCGAGCAACTGCATGCCCATTACCCTGCAGCGGTTGCAGGCTGTCAGCGTATTGTGCTGGAAGATGGCATGATCACGCTTGATTTATGGTTTGGCGATATCAAAGACTGTATGCCGCAAGTCTGGTGTGGCGAAGACGGGGTTGTTGATGCTTGGTTCCTCGATGGATTTGCGCCAAGCAAAAACCCAGAAATGTGGAACCAAAACCTGTTCAATAATATGGCAAAACTGGCGCGAACGGATTGTACAACCGCAACCTTTACGGCAGCTGGTTTTGTCCGCCGCGGTTTAATCGAAGCAGGCTTTAGCATGTCAAAAACCAAAGGCTTTGGTACGAAACGTGACATGTTGATTGGCCATATTGAAGCACGTCAGTGTGGTTCAAACGTCAAGCCTTGGTATCAGCGAAATGCAGCAAACAGCGCTGAGAACGTCGCTATTATTGGTGGTGGCATAGCCTCTGCCAGTGCTGCTATTGCTCTGATTCGCCGAGGCGTTAAGGTCAGCTTATACTGTGCCGACAGCCAGCCTGCTGAGGGTGCATCAGGTAATCGACAAGGCGCAGTTTATCCGCTACTCAGTGGCGGCCATGATGCCATTTCGAGCTTCTTTGCACCTGCTTTTTTATATGCACGCCAATTTGTTGAACAAGCGGCTCAGTACGGTGACTTTGCCCACCAATGGTGTGGCGTGACGCAACTAGGCTGGGATGAGAATACCAAGAAGAAACTCAATAACATGCTCGACGGTGGATTCCCATCAGAGCTGATCATCGCTTATGATAAAGCGCAAACCCAGCGCTTAACTGGCGTTGAATCAGGCCATGCAAGCGTACACTACCCGTTAGGGGGCTGGCTGTGTCCACAGGAGCTTACGCGTATATTGATCGCTTACGCCGAACAAACTGGCTTGCTGACCACCCATTACAATTGTGCCATCACCAAGTTAACGCAACATGAAAATGGTTGGCAGTTAAATAATACAGCAGACGAAACCTTTGCCCATGATACGGTTATCGTCGCAAACGGCCATCGGTTCACCGAATTTACACAGACAGAGCAAATACCGCTCTACCCTGTACGTGGCCAAGTCAGTCATATTCCAACCAATGCAAGCCTAACAGCGCTTAAAACGGTGTTGTGTTATGACGGTTACCTAACGCCGAAAAATACCACCTCGGAGACTCACTGTATCGGTGCCAGTTACGGACGTAATAATACCAACACCGACTTTAGCGACGATGAACACGCATCTAACAAGCAACGATTAATTAACAGCCTACCAGAAGCCGACTGGCCAAAAGATGTCGATATGAGTGATAACCAAGCGCGTGTGGGTGTACGTAGCGCTAGTCGAGATCACTTACCAATTGTGGGTGATGTCTGTCGTATTGAGGATTTGATTACACAATATCGCGATCTTAACGATAACAAAGACACAGCCCAAGCCGTGCCTTGCTATGGCAATCTCTACAGCTTGCTGGGTTTAGGCTCTCGTGGGTTAAGCTCTGCGCCACTACTTGGAGAGTTAATGGCTTCTCAAATTTGTGGCGATCCGCTCCCGCTGCCAAACGATGTGCTGGAAGCCTTGCATCCAGGGCGTTCATGGGTACGCCGCCTCGTTCGAGGCAAACAGCTCAACCAAGATAAATAA
- a CDS encoding MBL fold metallo-hydrolase RNA specificity domain-containing protein yields the protein MRIEHHGAKCGVTGSCHELFIGNNSLLIDCGLFQGEELQASLNIDFPLDSVRALFLTHCHIDHVGRIPWLLAAGFHSPIYATQATAALLPLMLEDGLKIQLGLDGKQCEQITNRVRALLKPIPFDCWVQLTFPSGELINVRFRQAGHILGSAYVEIKLPDDRIVVFSGDLGPCHTPLLVDPVSPKRADVLVLESTYGDRRHPSIVDRQTRLKAIVERSLQDGGAIIIPAFSVGRTQELLFDLENIIAQADMNASNVNWQNLPVVLDSPLAAKITEQYNVYKQLWANEAKSRYITGRHPLSFQQCIVIESHAEHIALINRLQTSAEPVIIVAASGMCTGGRVVSYLEALLPDKRTDVVFSGYQAKGTLGKALLDGTDKVEINAEQIVVNAQIHQLSGYSAHADQDDLIAFVQNIDHGPSDIYLVHGEVATQRILADKLYAVIENVTIHHAD from the coding sequence GTGCGCATAGAACATCATGGGGCCAAATGCGGGGTAACAGGCTCTTGCCATGAGTTATTTATCGGAAATAATAGTTTATTGATCGACTGTGGCCTTTTCCAGGGAGAAGAGCTGCAAGCATCATTAAATATTGATTTCCCATTAGATAGTGTGCGCGCACTCTTTCTTACTCACTGTCATATCGATCATGTAGGACGTATTCCCTGGCTGCTTGCTGCGGGCTTTCATTCGCCTATTTATGCGACTCAGGCAACGGCTGCCTTACTGCCTTTAATGCTGGAAGATGGATTAAAAATTCAACTAGGGCTTGATGGTAAACAGTGCGAGCAAATTACTAACAGAGTTCGTGCTTTACTCAAACCCATTCCTTTTGATTGCTGGGTACAGCTAACTTTTCCTAGTGGCGAGTTGATTAATGTTCGTTTTCGTCAAGCGGGGCATATCTTAGGATCGGCGTACGTTGAAATTAAACTGCCTGATGATCGCATCGTTGTCTTTTCTGGGGATCTTGGGCCTTGTCATACCCCGCTATTGGTTGATCCTGTTTCGCCTAAGCGTGCTGATGTATTGGTATTAGAAAGTACTTATGGTGATCGCAGGCACCCATCAATTGTTGATCGCCAAACTCGATTAAAAGCGATTGTTGAGCGCTCACTACAAGATGGTGGGGCAATTATTATCCCCGCTTTTAGTGTGGGGAGAACTCAAGAGCTTCTGTTTGATTTAGAAAATATCATCGCTCAAGCGGATATGAACGCGTCTAATGTAAATTGGCAAAACCTCCCCGTGGTGCTGGATTCACCGCTAGCAGCCAAGATCACCGAACAATACAATGTCTATAAGCAATTGTGGGCTAATGAGGCCAAGTCTCGTTATATCACAGGCCGTCATCCGCTTTCTTTTCAGCAATGTATCGTGATTGAATCGCATGCTGAACATATTGCCCTGATTAACCGTCTTCAAACATCAGCCGAGCCTGTCATCATAGTGGCTGCCAGTGGCATGTGTACCGGTGGGCGCGTGGTGAGTTACCTTGAAGCTTTATTGCCAGATAAGCGCACTGATGTTGTTTTTTCTGGCTATCAAGCGAAGGGAACATTGGGTAAAGCCTTGCTCGATGGCACTGATAAGGTTGAGATTAATGCAGAGCAGATCGTAGTGAATGCGCAAATACACCAACTGTCAGGGTACTCTGCGCATGCTGACCAAGATGACTTAATCGCTTTTGTACAAAATATCGATCACGGTCCCAGTGACATTTATTTAGTTCATGGTGAAGTGGCAACGCAACGTATTTTAGCTGACAAGCTCTATGCAGTGATTGAAAATGTCACTATTCATCATGCCGATTAG
- a CDS encoding acylneuraminate cytidylyltransferase family protein: protein MSSHGTNLKKPLAIIPARGGSKRLPRKNVLPLAGKPLIVWTIEAALESGVFDRVVVNTDDQEIADIAIHYGAEVPYLRPGELATDTATTLDVLKHQLQYAVSEWGGYDDFVLLQPTSPLRTGQDIRNAWTLYSQHEVESVVAVTEVEHPLQWTYKANDDQTLSPLFDDNLKRSQDCEQHFRLNGAIYITSIDSVLARHTLIHPSSNMGYQMPANRSLDIDEEFDFVIAQSILTHYAKSTD, encoded by the coding sequence ATGTCATCTCATGGAACAAACCTTAAAAAGCCGCTTGCAATTATTCCTGCACGGGGTGGCAGTAAACGTCTGCCTCGGAAAAATGTGTTGCCGTTAGCAGGTAAACCATTAATTGTATGGACAATTGAAGCCGCATTAGAAAGCGGTGTTTTTGATCGCGTGGTGGTGAATACCGACGATCAAGAAATAGCGGATATAGCCATACACTATGGTGCTGAGGTGCCTTATTTACGTCCAGGTGAATTGGCGACAGATACTGCAACAACCCTCGATGTATTAAAGCATCAACTTCAATATGCCGTCTCTGAGTGGGGCGGTTATGACGATTTTGTTTTACTGCAACCAACCTCCCCATTGCGTACAGGCCAAGATATTCGAAATGCTTGGACGCTCTATAGTCAACATGAGGTTGAGAGTGTGGTGGCGGTTACTGAGGTCGAGCACCCGCTCCAGTGGACCTATAAAGCGAATGATGATCAGACGCTAAGCCCGTTGTTTGACGATAATTTAAAACGTAGCCAAGACTGCGAACAACACTTTCGTCTCAATGGGGCGATATATATTACTTCTATCGACAGTGTATTGGCCCGACATACCCTTATTCATCCTTCATCAAACATGGGGTATCAAATGCCAGCAAATCGCTCACTGGATATTGATGAAGAATTTGATTTTGTTATCGCTCAATCGATTTTGACGCATTACGCAAAATCGACGGATTAA
- a CDS encoding nucleotidyltransferase family protein, translating into MIKNWTKAVLPISATLREVLAVIDEQALRIVLVADDELRLLGTVTDGDLRRGLLRGLDMSSSVELVMNKQPTTAGSDLSDQDLVRLMEAKDILAIPLVNNGILYGLKTLNQALHPIRYDNPVFLMAGGFGTRLQPLTNACPKPLLKVGDKPILESILLSFIRAGFHHFYISTHYLPEMIRAHFGDGEKWGVSITYIHEEQPLGTGGALGLLPDNTSQLPLIMMNGDIMTNLDFEKLLNYHQSQVADVTMCVRDYEYQIPFGVIDCAHTDSNGSVITALSEKPAHKVKVNTGIYVLNHDVVRQIAPNQRIDITTVFEQVIARGGKAVPYEISEYWLDIGRIDDYRRAQADMLELGIF; encoded by the coding sequence ATGATAAAAAATTGGACCAAAGCTGTGTTGCCAATCAGCGCAACATTGCGAGAAGTACTTGCTGTGATTGATGAACAAGCACTACGCATTGTGCTGGTTGCCGACGATGAATTACGTCTGTTAGGCACAGTGACCGACGGTGATTTGCGTCGAGGTTTATTGCGTGGTTTAGATATGTCATCCAGTGTTGAACTGGTCATGAACAAGCAGCCCACAACGGCTGGTAGTGATCTGTCGGATCAGGATCTGGTGCGCTTGATGGAAGCGAAAGATATTCTCGCGATCCCCTTGGTTAATAACGGCATACTTTACGGTCTAAAAACATTAAACCAAGCGCTACATCCTATCCGCTATGATAACCCTGTCTTTTTAATGGCCGGGGGGTTTGGTACCCGTTTACAACCGCTCACTAATGCCTGTCCAAAACCCTTGTTGAAGGTGGGGGATAAGCCCATCCTCGAAAGTATCTTATTAAGCTTTATTCGCGCTGGTTTTCACCATTTCTATATTTCGACCCATTACCTGCCTGAGATGATCCGTGCCCATTTTGGTGATGGTGAAAAGTGGGGCGTGAGTATCACGTATATTCATGAAGAGCAGCCATTGGGTACTGGTGGTGCGTTAGGGCTATTACCTGACAATACGAGTCAATTGCCGTTGATTATGATGAATGGCGATATCATGACAAACCTTGATTTCGAAAAGTTGCTCAATTATCACCAGTCACAAGTAGCCGATGTCACCATGTGTGTGCGTGATTATGAATATCAAATTCCATTTGGTGTGATTGATTGTGCTCACACGGATAGTAATGGCAGTGTGATCACGGCATTAAGCGAAAAGCCGGCGCATAAAGTGAAAGTGAATACCGGGATTTATGTGCTTAATCATGATGTGGTACGTCAAATTGCACCCAATCAACGCATTGATATCACTACCGTGTTTGAGCAAGTTATTGCGCGCGGTGGAAAAGCGGTTCCCTATGAAATCAGCGAGTATTGGCTTGATATTGGCCGAATCGATGATTACCGTCGTGCCCAAGCGGATATGCTAGAGCTAGGTATTTTCTAA
- a CDS encoding acetyltransferase yields the protein MSSLVSNQKPSSELFVLGAGGHTSVLVDMLRQQEQPITGIISADLAQEDNQLRSVLKGLPQYFSDDDILAFSADSVRLVNGIGAIPKRLTRIKLFNDFKAQGYRFASVISLHAIVSPFAILGEGVQVMPGAIIQAGADIGDNCIINTGSIVEHDCVIEAHSHLAPHATLCGQVHVGEGTFIGAGAVVIQNITIGSEAIIAAGARVHKHVQAGETVI from the coding sequence ATGAGTAGCTTAGTGAGTAATCAAAAGCCAAGTTCTGAATTGTTTGTGTTAGGGGCTGGTGGGCATACAAGTGTGTTAGTGGATATGCTGCGTCAGCAAGAACAACCTATTACAGGTATCATCAGTGCTGATTTAGCGCAAGAAGATAACCAATTGCGCAGTGTGCTGAAAGGACTTCCTCAGTATTTTTCTGATGACGATATTTTGGCTTTTTCAGCTGATTCCGTCCGTTTAGTCAATGGTATCGGTGCGATCCCTAAGCGTCTTACGCGTATAAAACTATTTAACGACTTTAAAGCCCAAGGTTATCGCTTTGCTTCGGTGATTTCTCTACATGCGATAGTTTCGCCTTTTGCGATCCTCGGGGAAGGCGTGCAGGTGATGCCTGGTGCCATTATTCAAGCTGGCGCTGATATTGGCGATAACTGTATTATCAATACAGGAAGTATTGTCGAGCATGATTGCGTGATTGAAGCGCATAGCCACTTAGCGCCACATGCGACCCTTTGCGGTCAGGTACATGTCGGTGAGGGTACTTTTATTGGTGCTGGCGCTGTGGTCATTCAGAATATTACAATTGGCTCCGAAGCCATTATTGCCGCTGGGGCTCGAGTGCACAAACATGTTCAAGCAGGTGAAACGGTTATATGA
- the neuB gene encoding N-acetylneuraminate synthase gives MTLIIAEAGVNHNGDITLAHELVDAAYQAGADIVKFQTFKAKHLVTASAKQADYQVVNTQQQESQLAMLSRLELSFEAHFSLKQQCELLGIEFLSTAFDSESLAFLVNELGLKRLKLPSGELTNAPLILEHARTRCELIVSTGMATLAEVEAALGVIAFGYTADLSTKPSIAAFEHAFRSAQGQAALKQKVTLLHCTTEYPAPLAEINLRAMDTLSEQFQLPAGYSDHSEGITVPIAAVARGATVIEKHFTLDKTMAGPDHKASLNPEELSQMVAAVRGVELALGSGEKAPQGSEIKNMAVARKSLVANGTIAKGEVFSSHNIAIKRPGSGASPYRYWELIGKAAGRDYHEGDFINE, from the coding sequence ATGACTTTGATTATTGCCGAAGCAGGCGTCAACCATAATGGTGATATTACACTTGCGCATGAGTTGGTCGATGCTGCTTACCAAGCAGGGGCTGATATTGTTAAGTTCCAGACTTTTAAAGCCAAGCATTTAGTGACGGCGAGTGCTAAGCAGGCTGATTATCAGGTTGTTAATACTCAACAGCAGGAGTCTCAGTTAGCTATGCTGAGTCGACTAGAGCTGAGTTTTGAGGCACATTTTTCCCTTAAGCAGCAATGTGAGTTGCTAGGTATCGAGTTTTTATCAACAGCTTTTGATAGCGAAAGTTTAGCGTTTCTGGTAAATGAACTGGGACTGAAGCGCTTAAAGCTGCCTTCTGGTGAGTTAACCAATGCACCGCTGATCCTTGAACATGCCCGTACGAGGTGTGAACTGATTGTCTCGACAGGGATGGCGACACTTGCTGAGGTTGAAGCGGCTTTAGGTGTGATTGCTTTTGGCTATACCGCCGATCTGAGTACCAAGCCTTCAATAGCAGCTTTTGAACATGCTTTTCGCTCAGCACAAGGCCAAGCAGCACTCAAACAGAAAGTGACTTTGCTGCATTGCACCACCGAATACCCAGCCCCCTTGGCTGAAATTAACCTACGTGCGATGGATACGCTCAGTGAGCAGTTCCAATTGCCAGCGGGTTATTCCGACCACAGTGAGGGTATTACTGTACCTATTGCAGCTGTAGCCCGTGGGGCGACTGTGATTGAAAAACACTTTACGCTAGATAAGACAATGGCAGGACCTGATCACAAGGCGTCGCTGAACCCAGAAGAACTAAGCCAAATGGTAGCTGCTGTTCGTGGTGTAGAACTTGCGTTGGGATCAGGTGAAAAAGCGCCGCAAGGCTCTGAAATCAAAAACATGGCGGTTGCGAGAAAGAGTTTGGTTGCCAATGGTACTATTGCCAAAGGCGAAGTGTTTAGTTCGCATAATATCGCTATTAAGCGTCCTGGCAGTGGGGCAAGCCCATATCGTTACTGGGAGCTAATTGGAAAGGCTGCTGGGCGAGATTATCATGAGGGAGACTTCATTAATGAGTAG
- the neuC gene encoding UDP-N-acetylglucosamine 2-epimerase — MTSRKIAVFTGTRAEYGLLYWLMKDIQAAEGLDLQLLASGAHFSPEFGFTYQQIEADGFIIDEKVETLLSSDSSAGVAKSIGLGVIGFTDALSRLAPDALVILGDRFEALAAAQTAMILRIPVFHLHGGEISEGAYDDAIRHAITKLSHYHCTSMEAYRQRVIQLGEAPERVFNVGALGLDHLNRSQMLSLDALSTSLNFSLHSPFFVVTYHPVTLADEEAIASFQALLDALEAFPQHQVILTYPNADDGGRQIIPILEAYAAAQPERVLAIPSLGQQRYLSAVKHAAAVIGNSSSGIIEVPSFDVPTVNIGARQQGRVAAKSVIHCSPNTVAIKNSITHALNQSYKRDSDVIINPYGEGNSSEQIIQLLRTLPLHVMKTFYDLPSCVT; from the coding sequence ATGACATCACGTAAAATCGCTGTATTTACAGGTACTCGTGCAGAATACGGATTGCTGTATTGGTTGATGAAAGATATTCAGGCAGCAGAGGGTCTTGATTTACAGCTTTTGGCCTCTGGCGCTCATTTTTCACCTGAGTTTGGTTTTACCTACCAGCAAATTGAAGCTGATGGATTCATTATTGATGAAAAAGTTGAAACTTTACTGTCATCAGACTCATCTGCTGGTGTTGCGAAAAGTATCGGCCTTGGTGTGATTGGTTTTACAGATGCCTTGTCACGATTAGCGCCAGATGCCCTTGTGATATTAGGGGATCGTTTTGAAGCGTTAGCCGCGGCACAAACGGCGATGATTTTACGAATTCCGGTTTTTCATCTGCATGGTGGTGAGATCAGTGAAGGTGCTTATGATGATGCGATTCGCCACGCCATCACTAAACTCAGTCACTATCACTGTACCTCGATGGAAGCCTACCGTCAGCGTGTGATCCAACTTGGTGAAGCGCCTGAGCGTGTTTTTAATGTGGGGGCATTAGGGCTGGATCATTTAAATCGTAGTCAGATGTTATCACTGGATGCGTTAAGTACTTCGCTGAATTTTTCGCTTCATTCTCCTTTCTTTGTGGTGACCTACCACCCAGTCACTCTTGCTGATGAAGAGGCCATCGCCAGCTTCCAAGCGTTACTGGATGCCTTAGAGGCCTTCCCGCAGCATCAAGTTATTCTGACTTACCCCAATGCCGATGATGGCGGTAGGCAGATCATTCCCATTCTTGAAGCTTATGCTGCTGCGCAACCTGAGCGGGTCTTGGCGATACCTTCTTTAGGTCAACAGCGCTATTTAAGTGCGGTGAAGCATGCCGCGGCTGTTATTGGTAATTCGTCGAGCGGTATTATCGAAGTGCCTTCGTTTGATGTGCCGACAGTTAATATTGGTGCGCGTCAGCAAGGGCGTGTTGCGGCAAAAAGTGTCATTCATTGTTCGCCAAATACTGTCGCGATAAAGAACAGCATTACACATGCCCTCAACCAAAGCTACAAGCGAGATAGTGACGTCATTATCAATCCTTATGGGGAGGGTAATAGCAGTGAGCAAATTATTCAGCTTTTGCGAACACTGCCGTTACATGTAATGAAGACATTTTATGATTTGCCAAGCTGTGTTACTTGA